A stretch of the Pseudobacteriovorax antillogorgiicola genome encodes the following:
- the lpdA gene encoding dihydrolipoyl dehydrogenase: MAEDQFDVLVIGGGPGGYVAAIRAAQLGLKTACIESRGKLGGTCLNVGCIPSKALLQSSESYHHALHKAEALGLTYEKVGFDLKKIHEHKTKVVGQLTDGVEYLFKKNKVTYLKGFGSFVEPGKVKVKSDSDEKVYSAKNVIIATGSAPVELPSAPFDGKTVVDSTGALDFDKVPKHLVVIGGGVIGLELGSVWARLGAKVSVVEAADTILPMMDKDVIRAMKKSLGKEGLEFYEKTKFVELKKKGRSTVVVCDKAGEAVELSCDKVLVAVGRRAYSEGLGLDAVGIETERGKIPVNDRFQTKVDGVWAIGDVIDGPMLAHKAEEEGVACAEFIANKHGHVNYFAIPNVVYTWPEVASVGMTEQECKEKGLEVKIGKVPFSANGRAKCLGETDGFVKIIADKRTDRMVGAHIVGPNASELIGELAIGAEYSASAEDIGRSVHAHPTLSETIKEAALAVDKMSLNA; encoded by the coding sequence ATGGCGGAAGATCAATTTGATGTGCTAGTGATTGGCGGCGGACCTGGTGGCTATGTGGCAGCGATTCGCGCTGCCCAGCTAGGGCTAAAAACTGCTTGTATCGAATCCCGGGGCAAGCTTGGGGGAACGTGTCTCAACGTAGGTTGTATCCCCAGTAAAGCTCTCTTGCAATCATCAGAGAGCTATCATCATGCTCTGCATAAGGCAGAGGCTCTAGGCTTGACCTATGAAAAGGTAGGTTTTGACCTCAAAAAAATCCACGAGCATAAAACTAAAGTCGTGGGTCAGCTCACTGATGGTGTTGAATACCTTTTTAAGAAAAATAAGGTTACCTACCTAAAAGGCTTTGGCAGTTTTGTGGAGCCCGGCAAGGTGAAAGTGAAGAGCGATTCGGATGAGAAAGTCTACTCGGCAAAGAATGTCATTATTGCCACTGGTAGTGCGCCGGTAGAGCTTCCATCTGCACCTTTCGATGGCAAGACTGTTGTGGACTCAACGGGCGCCTTAGATTTCGATAAGGTTCCAAAACACCTTGTTGTGATTGGTGGAGGCGTCATTGGGCTTGAGCTTGGCAGCGTGTGGGCTCGCCTTGGGGCTAAGGTCTCTGTTGTTGAGGCTGCTGACACAATCTTGCCAATGATGGACAAGGATGTGATCCGCGCTATGAAAAAGTCGCTCGGTAAAGAGGGGCTTGAGTTCTATGAAAAAACTAAGTTCGTTGAGCTGAAGAAAAAAGGTCGATCAACGGTTGTTGTTTGCGATAAGGCCGGTGAGGCTGTGGAGCTATCCTGCGATAAGGTGCTTGTTGCGGTTGGTCGACGAGCTTACTCCGAGGGCTTGGGGCTTGATGCGGTTGGGATCGAAACCGAACGCGGCAAGATTCCAGTCAACGACCGTTTTCAAACTAAGGTAGACGGTGTTTGGGCCATTGGCGATGTGATCGATGGTCCGATGTTAGCTCACAAGGCGGAAGAGGAAGGGGTGGCCTGCGCTGAGTTCATCGCGAACAAGCATGGTCATGTCAACTATTTCGCAATTCCTAATGTGGTCTACACCTGGCCTGAGGTGGCTAGTGTTGGGATGACAGAGCAGGAATGCAAGGAAAAAGGCCTAGAAGTGAAAATTGGCAAAGTGCCATTTTCTGCCAATGGCCGCGCCAAGTGTCTTGGTGAAACAGACGGCTTTGTAAAAATTATTGCAGATAAGCGAACAGATCGGATGGTGGGGGCTCACATTGTGGGGCCAAATGCATCCGAACTCATTGGTGAGCTGGCAATCGGCGCAGAGTACTCAGCAAGTGCGGAAGACATCGGTCGTTCGGTACATGCTCACCCGACGCTATCAGAAACCATCAAAGAAGCAGCCCTAGCGGTCGATAAGATGTCTTTGAATGCTTAG
- the odhB gene encoding 2-oxoglutarate dehydrogenase complex dihydrolipoyllysine-residue succinyltransferase: MAFEVRVPAVGESVQEGEIYKWHKSEGDYVELDDVLVELETDKATVEIVAEASGVISLKKAEGDTVTVGDLLASIDTSASKPAGGASEAKKEEKKDDVPEPSSSSSSAPPPPPPPPAQKSQSSQDDRPQSPAVSRMVKENNIDSSQISGSGRGGRITKDDVVNHLQNPPQPQQTSSGSSASSASSDSGERGVRREKMSRLRQRIAERLVEAQHNAAMLTTFNEVDMSAVMNLRKQYKEDFKETHGVGLGFMSFFVKAAVEALKAYPAINGYVDGTDVVYHDYYDIGIAVSTNRGLMVPVVRNCDKLDFPGVESEILSYAKKGRDGKISLDDLSGGTFTISNGGVFGSLLSTPILNPPQSAILGMHKIQERPMVVNGEIVVRPMMYLALSYDHRIVDGKEAVSFLVKIKENIEDPARLLLGV, from the coding sequence ATGGCCTTTGAAGTCCGTGTTCCAGCAGTAGGTGAATCTGTACAGGAAGGCGAAATATACAAATGGCACAAGAGCGAAGGCGACTACGTAGAACTTGACGATGTTTTGGTAGAGCTTGAAACGGACAAGGCAACCGTTGAGATCGTAGCTGAAGCTTCGGGTGTGATCTCACTGAAGAAGGCAGAAGGCGATACCGTTACCGTTGGTGACTTATTAGCGTCAATTGATACTTCTGCCTCTAAGCCAGCTGGTGGCGCTAGCGAAGCTAAAAAAGAAGAGAAGAAAGATGATGTCCCCGAACCATCGTCATCAAGCAGTTCAGCGCCTCCTCCCCCTCCACCACCGCCTGCACAGAAGTCGCAGTCATCTCAGGATGACCGACCTCAAAGCCCAGCAGTATCGCGGATGGTCAAAGAGAATAATATCGATAGTTCGCAAATCAGTGGCTCCGGCCGGGGTGGTCGTATTACCAAAGACGATGTGGTGAATCACTTGCAAAATCCGCCACAGCCGCAGCAGACTAGCTCAGGTAGTAGCGCAAGCTCTGCTTCATCTGACTCTGGAGAGCGTGGTGTTCGCCGCGAGAAGATGTCTCGTTTACGCCAGAGGATTGCAGAGCGTTTGGTAGAAGCCCAGCACAATGCTGCCATGCTGACTACGTTTAATGAAGTTGATATGTCGGCAGTGATGAACCTGCGTAAGCAGTATAAAGAAGACTTCAAAGAAACTCATGGTGTCGGTCTTGGCTTCATGAGCTTCTTTGTGAAGGCTGCTGTAGAGGCCTTGAAGGCCTACCCCGCCATCAATGGCTATGTCGATGGTACTGATGTTGTCTACCATGACTACTATGACATAGGAATCGCGGTATCTACCAACCGTGGCTTGATGGTTCCTGTAGTCCGCAACTGTGACAAGCTTGATTTCCCTGGAGTCGAGTCAGAGATTCTATCCTACGCTAAAAAAGGTCGAGACGGAAAAATCTCTCTCGATGACTTGTCTGGGGGTACTTTCACCATTTCTAACGGTGGTGTTTTTGGGTCTCTCTTGTCTACGCCGATTCTAAACCCGCCACAGAGTGCTATTTTGGGAATGCACAAGATCCAAGAACGGCCTATGGTGGTGAACGGTGAGATCGTCGTAAGGCCTATGATGTACTTAGCCTTGTCGTATGACCACCGGATTGTTGACGGCAAAGAGGCGGTAAGCTTTTTGGTCAAGATCAAAGAAAACATAGAAGACCCAGCACGATTGTTACTAGGAGTGTGA
- a CDS encoding alpha/beta hydrolase family protein, protein MTFSARQQGLRIGRVAFAILFFGACSTNQEEFRLNNLVETEGREIPQTNAKSEAKLLKLQAGKQVEWFECRAGKSSKKAAFLINGSSPFVSEGHCKSPLAQSFLSQGYQVVAINRSGFGQSNWVDDWGGDESLQVMETLWGKLPYKIDGIWSEAEGTILASRLAKKHDLTWVVLGNGIYDLEIFSELSKNSSHQESIEIIKKKEGDQAFEKRSISWDFEGFPKFVYLYQGEGLDGFRKEQGQEFMNGLAAAGHRTALKTVKTKTGDLTENDHGLIVISAMKHFSIGETSAK, encoded by the coding sequence ATGACTTTTTCAGCGAGGCAGCAAGGTTTAAGAATTGGTAGGGTCGCGTTTGCGATCCTTTTTTTTGGAGCATGCAGCACGAACCAGGAGGAGTTTCGGCTGAATAATTTGGTGGAAACCGAAGGGCGTGAGATTCCGCAAACCAATGCGAAGTCTGAAGCAAAGCTGCTCAAGCTACAAGCTGGCAAGCAGGTTGAGTGGTTCGAGTGCCGTGCTGGAAAGTCTTCGAAAAAGGCAGCGTTTCTCATTAATGGTTCAAGTCCGTTCGTGTCTGAAGGTCATTGCAAGTCGCCTTTGGCGCAGTCGTTTCTGAGTCAGGGTTATCAGGTTGTGGCCATCAATCGTTCTGGGTTTGGGCAGTCGAACTGGGTTGATGATTGGGGTGGCGATGAGTCGCTGCAAGTGATGGAAACCTTGTGGGGAAAGCTACCCTACAAAATAGACGGTATCTGGAGTGAGGCAGAAGGTACGATTCTAGCCTCTCGATTGGCTAAAAAACACGATCTCACTTGGGTTGTTCTAGGTAATGGGATCTATGATCTTGAGATCTTTTCGGAGCTGTCGAAAAATTCTAGTCATCAAGAAAGTATTGAAATCATAAAGAAAAAAGAAGGTGATCAGGCTTTTGAAAAGCGCTCAATTTCATGGGATTTTGAGGGTTTTCCTAAGTTTGTGTATCTCTATCAAGGCGAGGGCTTAGATGGTTTTCGCAAAGAGCAGGGCCAGGAGTTCATGAATGGCTTAGCAGCAGCAGGGCATCGTACTGCATTAAAAACAGTCAAGACAAAGACAGGGGATCTCACCGAGAATGACCATGGACTGATTGTAATCTCGGCCATGAAGCATTTTTCAATTGGCGAAACATCAGCCAAATAG
- the mnmH gene encoding tRNA 2-selenouridine(34) synthase MnmH, translating to MEPATFSTKTPSKTDLRYFAEDYPRDLPIVDLRSPREFALGHIPGAINLPLFDDDERHQVGWTYKQVSKVDAVQLGLELLAQKMDHFLDELLAHERGRGLVLHCWRGGMRSQSVASLMRSLGCQASVLEGGYKQYRRDVLAQIECLAGVPFLVLMGRTGVGKTELLQRSGVPYMDFEAYAHHRGSAFGDLNQAGPVPTQQNFENQIAEAARDKHDCGFCLVEIESYFAHLNVPNVLRKKMLTSPVVILSRDRAQRIEHILEDYIPRLTDDMGEQIKERIQEGLAKHFRPSLIAELMQEVDQQNLAKVVGTLLDIRYDPLYDKKLVKHRERVIAEFDVSNGYQDAIHFVQQYKGR from the coding sequence ATGGAACCAGCTACGTTTTCTACGAAAACCCCTTCTAAAACTGACCTTCGATACTTTGCCGAGGATTATCCTCGGGATCTCCCGATCGTTGACTTGCGAAGCCCCCGAGAGTTCGCCTTGGGGCACATACCCGGCGCAATTAACTTACCTCTTTTTGATGATGACGAGCGCCATCAGGTGGGGTGGACCTACAAGCAGGTAAGTAAGGTAGATGCGGTTCAGCTTGGCTTAGAACTACTAGCACAGAAAATGGATCACTTTCTGGATGAGCTGTTGGCCCATGAACGTGGCAGGGGGTTGGTGCTTCATTGCTGGCGAGGGGGGATGCGGTCCCAATCGGTTGCTAGTCTGATGAGAAGCTTAGGCTGTCAGGCCTCAGTGCTTGAAGGGGGCTACAAACAGTATCGACGTGATGTCTTAGCCCAGATTGAATGCCTAGCAGGCGTACCGTTTCTGGTACTTATGGGGCGAACAGGTGTTGGGAAGACTGAGCTTTTGCAGCGGAGTGGTGTGCCCTATATGGACTTTGAGGCCTACGCTCATCATCGGGGTTCAGCATTCGGAGACCTCAATCAAGCCGGCCCTGTGCCGACACAGCAAAACTTCGAAAATCAAATTGCAGAAGCAGCTCGAGACAAACATGATTGCGGATTCTGCTTGGTGGAAATCGAGAGCTACTTCGCCCATCTCAACGTTCCCAATGTACTACGTAAAAAGATGCTGACTTCTCCTGTGGTAATCCTGAGTCGCGATAGAGCCCAACGTATCGAGCATATTCTTGAAGACTATATCCCTCGGTTGACTGATGACATGGGGGAGCAGATCAAAGAACGCATTCAGGAAGGCTTAGCAAAGCATTTCAGGCCATCTCTCATCGCAGAGTTGATGCAAGAGGTTGACCAACAGAATTTAGCAAAAGTTGTGGGTACCTTGCTCGATATTCGCTACGATCCTCTCTATGATAAGAAGCTAGTCAAGCACCGGGAGCGAGTCATTGCTGAGTTTGACGTCAGTAATGGGTACCAGGATGCGATTCATTTTGTTCAGCAGTACAAAGGACGTTAA
- a CDS encoding bactofilin family protein, with amino-acid sequence MFNQQKKAAVKQVKKEQTKDYAVTILTSGCHFAGKMFCRGSTRVGGKVEGEIISEGLLILEEEAVVNANINCDEIVLQGRITGIIRAKTRVEMSRTCTFSGDVITPCLVIEEGAQFSGRSTMDGANAEISDKQGKLIDEVKAPKVDDLSSDSVPEVSVKSPQVAAEAQ; translated from the coding sequence TTGTTTAATCAACAAAAGAAGGCGGCCGTGAAGCAAGTGAAGAAGGAACAAACAAAGGATTACGCGGTAACAATACTGACCAGTGGCTGTCACTTTGCTGGAAAAATGTTCTGCCGCGGCTCCACAAGAGTTGGTGGTAAGGTCGAGGGTGAGATCATCTCGGAAGGCTTATTGATTCTTGAAGAAGAAGCCGTGGTCAATGCCAATATCAACTGTGACGAGATTGTCCTTCAAGGCCGCATCACCGGGATCATTCGTGCTAAGACTAGAGTCGAGATGAGTCGCACCTGCACATTCTCAGGGGATGTGATTACACCTTGTCTTGTAATTGAAGAAGGGGCGCAATTCAGTGGACGATCGACGATGGACGGCGCGAATGCTGAAATTTCAGACAAGCAAGGCAAGCTGATCGATGAGGTGAAGGCTCCTAAGGTCGACGATCTCTCTTCGGACAGCGTGCCGGAAGTGTCAGTTAAGAGTCCTCAGGTTGCCGCAGAGGCTCAGTAA
- the rpsI gene encoding 30S ribosomal protein S9: protein MSNTVHAVGRRKTSVARVYVKPGQGKIVINKREIDQYYIRATSKMIINQPLELTGNEGKMDILVNVTGGGLTGQAGAIRHAISRALAELDPENRKVLKANGLITRDARKKERKLYGQKGARARFQFSKR, encoded by the coding sequence ATGTCAAATACTGTACATGCTGTAGGTAGAAGAAAAACATCTGTTGCTCGCGTTTACGTGAAGCCTGGTCAGGGCAAGATCGTTATCAACAAGCGAGAAATTGATCAGTACTATATTCGTGCTACATCTAAGATGATCATCAACCAGCCTCTTGAGCTTACAGGCAACGAAGGCAAGATGGACATCCTTGTTAATGTCACAGGTGGCGGCCTAACAGGTCAAGCCGGTGCCATTCGTCACGCCATCAGCCGTGCTCTTGCTGAGCTTGACCCTGAGAACCGCAAGGTCCTTAAGGCCAACGGTTTGATCACTCGTGATGCTCGTAAGAAAGAGCGTAAGCTATATGGCCAAAAAGGTGCTCGTGCTCGCTTCCAGTTTTCTAAGCGTTAA
- the rplM gene encoding 50S ribosomal protein L13, with protein sequence MKTQSVTPADIKKQWVIVDAKDQSLGRIAAEVARLLRGKHKPSFVPHLDCGDNVIVINADKVSLTGRKWDTKFYYRHSNYIGGLKATLAKDLLATYPDRLINFAVKGMLPRNKLGRKVLGNLKVYAGQEHPHEAQKPVAAPLRLAKEG encoded by the coding sequence ATGAAAACGCAAAGTGTAACTCCTGCTGATATAAAAAAGCAGTGGGTCATCGTAGATGCCAAAGATCAGTCGCTTGGGCGAATTGCAGCAGAAGTTGCACGTCTTCTTCGCGGCAAGCATAAGCCTTCTTTCGTTCCACACTTAGACTGTGGCGACAATGTGATCGTTATCAACGCAGATAAGGTCAGCCTTACAGGTCGCAAGTGGGACACTAAATTTTACTATCGTCACTCAAACTATATCGGTGGTTTGAAGGCAACTTTGGCGAAAGATCTTCTGGCGACATACCCAGACAGATTGATTAACTTCGCTGTCAAAGGCATGCTACCTCGTAACAAGCTAGGCCGTAAAGTTCTTGGAAACCTTAAGGTTTACGCGGGACAAGAGCATCCTCACGAAGCTCAGAAGCCAGTAGCAGCTCCACTAAGACTTGCGAAGGAAGGGTAA